In the Vulpes vulpes isolate BD-2025 chromosome 12, VulVul3, whole genome shotgun sequence genome, TGATTCCTCATGAAGAGCCTGGCTCCCCTACAGAAATCAAATGTGACTTTCCATGTATCAGACTGAAACCAGAGCCAGCCAGACAGTGAAACAGTCACCGTGGAGGGGGGACGGCGAAAAATGAAATCCAACCAAGAGCGGAGCAACGAATGCCTGCCTCCCAAGAAGCGCGAGATCCCCGCCACCAGCCGGCCTTCCGAGGACAAGGCGGCCCCTCCGCCCAGCGACAACCACCGCGCGGAGGCCGTGGCATGGCTCCCCCCGGGCAACCCTGGTGGCCGCGCCCACGGGGGCAGCAGGCACGGCCCGGCGGGGACTCCCGTGGAGCTTGGTTTACAGCAGGGAATAGGTTTACACAAAGCGCTGTCCACGGGGCTGGACTACTCCCCGCCCAGCGCGCCCCGGTCTGTCCCGGCGACCAGCACGCTGCCCGCGGCCTACCCTCCCCCGCAGTCGGGGACCTCGGTGTCCCCCGTGCAGTACGCGCACCTGCCACACACCTTCCAGTTCATCGGGTCCTCCCAGTACAGCGGGCCCTACGCCGGGTTCATCCCCTCGCAGCTGATCTCCCCAACGGCCAGCCCCGTCACCAGTGCCGTGGCCTCCGGCCCGGGCGCCGCCACTCCATCCCAGCGCTCCCAGCTGGAGGCCTATTCCACCCTGCTGGCCAACATGGGCAGTCTGAGCCAAGCCTCAGGACACAAggctgagcagcagcagcagcagcagcagcagcacctgggccGGACGCCGGGGCTCATCACCCCGGGGtcgcccccacccacccagcagAACCAGTACGTGCACATCTCCAGCTCTCCGCAGAGCGCCGGGCGCACGGCCTCTCCTCCGGCCATCCCCGTCCACCTCCACCCGCACCAGACGATGATCCCACACACGCTCACCCTGGGGCCCTCCCCCCAGGTCGTAGTGCAATACACCGACTCCGGCGGCCACTTCGTGCCGCGCGACGCCACCAAGAAGGCCGAGAGCGGCCGGCTGCAGCAGGCCATGCAGGCCAAGGAGCTGCTGAACGGAGAGGTGGAGAAGGGCCGGAGGTACGGCGCCCCGAGCTCCGCCGACCTGGGCCTGGTGAAGGCCAGCAAGTCGCTCCCCCACCCCTACGAGTCCCGGCACGTGGTGGTGCACCCCAGCGCCCCCGACTACGGCAGCCGGGACTCCTCGGGGGTCCGGGCCTCTGTGATGGTCCTGCCCACCAGCAACACACCCGCCGCCGACCTGGAGGTGCAGCAGGTCACTCACCGGGAGGCCTCCCCGTCCACCCTCAACGACAAAAGCGCCCTGCACCTGGGGAAGCCCGGGCACCGGTCCTACGCGCTGTCACCCCAACAGGCTCTGGGCCCCGAAGGCGTGaaggccgccgccgccgtcgccacGCTGTCCCCCCACACGGTCATCCAGACCACACACAGCGCTTCAGAGCCACTCTCTATGGGACTGCCGGCCACCGCCTTCTACGCGGGGACTCAAGCGCCGGTCATCGGCTACCTGAGCAGCCAGCAGCAAGCGATCACCTACGCCGGCAGCCTGCCCCAGCACCTGGTGATCCCCGGCACGCAGCCCCTGCTCATCCCGGTGGGCAGCGCCGACGTGGAGGGGTCCGGGGCAGCCCCCGCAATAGCCACGTCGTCGCCCCAGTTCGCTGCCATGCCTCACACGTTCGTCACCACCGCCCTTCCCAAGAGCGAGAACTTCAGCCCGGAGGCCATGGTCACGCAGGCCGCCTACCCCGCCATGGTGCAGGCCCAGATCCACCTGCCCGTGGTGCAGTCAGTGGCGTCCCCCGCCGCGGCGCCCCCCACGCTGCCCCCCTACTTCATGAAAGGCTCCATCATCCAGTTGGCCAACGGGGAGCTGAAGAAGGTGGAGGACTTGAAGACGGAAGACTTCATCCAGAGCGCGGAGATCAGCAGCGACCTGAAGATCGACTCCAGCACGGTGGAGAGGATCGAGGACAGCCACCACCCCGGCGTGGCCGTGATACAGTTTGCCGTCGGGGAGCACCGAGCACAGGTAACGTTCACCCCCAGCCCACCGGCGCACAGGTGGGCGCACCCGCCGTGCTGCCGTCATCCTTCTCCTGGGAAGATGTGTGTCTTCCAAGAGGCAGACCCCAATGTGCTGTGGGGAGAATTCGGGGTCTTCATTTATACCCACACGATAGACCCATCCTCTTTCCCAACCAGGTTCGGTGGAGAGGCGAGCCCTAATGCCCCCAGGCGTCCACTGTGTGTAATGAACTCACTTCTGTGCTCCTGGTGGGGCTAGTCAGGACCATTCAGAAAATCACCactcaagatatatatatttatttatttatttattctgtggtttatttttttttttatttttttttatgatagtcacagagagagagagagagagagagagagaggcagagacacaggcagagggagaagcaggctccatgcaccgggagcccgatgtgggattcgatcccaggtctccaggatcgcgccctgggccaaaggcaggcgccaaaccgctgcgccacccagggatccttattcTGTGGTTTAAATGAGGAACCCCAATTGAGAAATGCTACAAGGCTCAAGGCTCTTTTAGGGGTCATGGGGCCTCTTTTTTACAAACTGTCAGGAAAAGACCGTGCTGGTGAGGGTGGGGACAGTCGATGGTCACAGTCACCACATCCCATTCCAACGTCTGCGTTTTAAAATGTAGGTGCTTTTCTTATCTAGGTGTGGTGAGGCCAACAGATGAGGACACAGCTGCCATTGAGAAGGTAGCTTGTTATGCTTAGATCCTAAAAAGACAGGACATGTGATACAGGGCCGCACGGGGAAGCACCAGGGTcagtcaggaggcagagggagccaggaGGGACCATGGGCAAGCACCTGTACTGTGGTTCCATGAGAAGGAATGAGCGACAGGGAGTAAGCAGGCCGAGGATTGGTTGGCCTGAATAGTTTCAGGGAGCTCTGGGAGCATCGGGGCTGTCCCTGGTGTCTAGTACCTGGTGTGGTGAGGGCAGGTGGACAGTGACCCAGAGGTGAGAGCTGGGTGGAGGAAGTGGTTTGGGAATATGAGCGTTTGGTGTGCATGTGAAGAACTCTCCCCTGGGCAAGGAATTAGCTAACCCCGGGAGGGGCAGTCCCTCCAGGGTCAGCCAGGCTCAGCCAGGCTCCAAGATGCCAAAGCAtcaatgtagaaagaaaaaggcaTGCTTAACATAATCTGGGAATCCCAGGTGACCTCCTGGGTGTATAGTAAATAGGAACCCAAGGGGTAAGATGCAGTCAAGGTCAGTTGTGTTAAAGCCTGGAAGTATTATTAACTCTATTTCCCCCGTCTCTTTCAGCCCACTTTTTCACAGTCTCTTAAATCACTTGAACGCAcgctttttattccatttatagaaaacaGCACTGTTTTATGTTCACTGTCCAGGTGGCTTGGAGTTCCAACAGGTTTGGCCTCCAGGCTGGGGGCTTCCCCGGCTCTCCTGGGGATGTTCCCATGGAGGATTTTGAAAAACCCCAAAGTGACAGCGCCTCCTTCAGGTTCAAGCTGAGAATGGTCATGGCAGAGGTGGCATTTGGGACgttcagaaagacaaaagaaaaactagtGAATGGTTTGAATTGCTTTGAGGATATTTTTAAGAGGTCAAGTTGCAGGGGATGGGATTTTCCAGTGTTTTCCAGAAGTGCTTGTGAATTGCCAGATGTGGGGTCTTACACAATGTCAGAGGGCCTGCATCACCAAGCGCTCTTAGCCtcccagagatttctttttttatggtgcGGTGCCACCACAGGCATCCAGTCTTTGGTAAGAGCCAAGCAAGATTTCTTgaagttcaaatttaaaaaaaaaaaaaaaaaaaggcaaaaagcaggattctttttcttgtttaagtGGCATCTTTATTTCAAACTCCCGGTTGGTCTGTAGGTGCTGCTCATTCCTGCCTACATGGGTTGGAGGTGAGCACTAGTAGGAGTGCTGTCTTGAGCAAAATTGTCTTCTAACAGACTCCAGGGGAAGcatggaaaataaacaagaatgaaaatgcatttcttcATGGCACCTGCAATCCTTCAGGCGTTCCTGTGAACAGGGGAAGGCATGGGAAGAGGTGTCGTTTTGGAATGCTGCTGGTTCCGTAGCCGCACCTCTTTCCACCCTGAGACTGCAGCTCCAGCTGCAGCCAACatctccaggactccaggaccctggcagCCTCGGCCGTGGGCACGAGCTTCCCAGGCCTCTTTAGGTTTCAGATGCACCCGGCAGTTCTGGAGAGCGGGCATCTCTGCGTCTTTCCCCTGCTCGATACTTTGCACCCTGGATGCTTGAATGATAGAGTAATCGGCTTCCCTGCAAAGTCTCATTTCCTTCGGGCAGCCAGACCACTAGTCTCTGCTGACAGCCAAGGTGCAAATTAGAAGGAAGAGTATTTGTCACGGCCCGTTCGCAGGTCTGTCGGGGCGGCCCCACGTGGTGGTGCCGCATGCTGGGGAGGGCTGGAGCCTGCTAAAAAGGTGGCTTGGGTTTTGAGCCGGAGAAACAAAAGTGCAAGGCCCCCGACACAGCCAATGATCTGTCGCTCTACCCAGAAGCCTATCAGAAACAGGCTGACATCATCACAGCTAAAATACTCCACCAGCTGTGTTTGCCACGAGTGACAGGATCGGGATCAGGAGAGaatcagagagaaaggaagggagccGGAGAACTGATATCTGGATTTCATTTACGTTCCGAGGGCTGAGAGCTTTCCTCCCTCATCAGTGCAGCGCTGAGAAATTTTTCTCCCCAGGCCTGGAGAATCAGCCGTGTCTTCTCCACTAGTTAGAAATTACTATCACCTGCACCCGCAGGGAGATTTGGGGAGGTGCAAATTGTTTAACTTAATTAGCAAAATCACAGAACTGATTGGGGAAGTTGTGGGAGAAGGGATGGTTTTCCACCCAACAGATGGATGGCTTTATGACTCCAGGCATGTGTCCTGCATGGAGGGGGATCCCCAGGGATGCGTTTGACCTCAGAAAACCTACTGTGAGCATCCCCTCCGGACGTGGCATGGTGTGGCCCGGTGGGGGAGGGCTGCAAGACAAGTTGCCTTACCCCAGAGCTGCAGTTTTTTCTCCTCCCTAAAACTGGTAAATGATTCCTTATACAGGGTGACATCTCAGGCCTCCTCCGTTTTTGTAATACTGGGCTCTTCTGCCTCGCAGCGCGGAGCTCGTAGAAGCTACCAGCAATTCTCTTATCAAAAACcaaagcggggatccctgggtggctcagcggtttagcacctgccttcagcccagggtgtgatcctggagacctgggattgagtcccacatcgggctccctgcatggagcccgcttctccctctgcctctctctctctcctctctctctctctcatgaataaataaataaaatcttaaaaaaaaaaagggggggacatTCAAGGGACTCTTTACTGACCCCATGTCCATAATCAGCACACAGACCTCATGGGAACTAAAGCCATCCCGAATAAAACTGAGGGGTTTTTCCTTTTGGTGATTATTTTAAGGAGCTGAACTCCTAATTATTATTGTGGAAAGACGCCTCCAGTGTTGTCTCCAGCTGAAGCTCCAGACAAGGCCGTgtgggagaataaaaaaaaaaaaaccactgtcgCAGATTTGTCACCGTCCCTGTGGCTCTGCTACACCAGCTGAAGTATTTGTCTTCACAAGGCAATGTCTTTGCACCCCGTGCCCCAGCCCGCTGCTAGGGGAGCACGAAGGGGAATTGCAGGTGTGATCTGTTACCATGAAATGCAACGCACGacgttctttttctttctttctttctttctttctttctttctttctttctttctttctttctttctttctttcttctttttctttcttctttctttctttctttctttctttttctttctttctttcttctttctttttcttttccttctttctttcttttctttctctttctttcaagattttgtttattcatgagagacagaaagagaggcagagccataggcagagggagaagcagctccctctggggagccccatgcgggactcgatcccaggaccccgggatcacaccctgagccaaaggcagacagatgccaaccactgagccacccaggcgtcccacgaCAACTCTTTCTAACAAATCTgcatctccttcctcttctgctgAAAGGCAGGTAGCACCTTCCACCCTGGGTATAGGCgagcctccctgcttccctcatGGGTGCTGATTCTGACTGAAAGCCCCAATGGACAACAGAATCACTTCCCTGCGGCCTCACTTCCAAATACAGTCTGCTTGATAGTCTTCTCCAAGATTGAGCCTGTGAGTCCGTGGCAAGTCCCAGAGGGGATCCCCAGGCAATAGTGGGAGCCAGTGCAGCTCCATGGGAGGTGTGGCATCCTCTGCGGGAGTGGGAAGCTAGTTAGCTGATTAAGAAAATGCCAAACCTGGAGCTAAAGACACCTAGGTTGGAATCTGTCTTCCACCTCTCCATAGTACCAGACCTTGGGCCCATTGTGAACAAATTAGTGCACAAATACTTTATCATGCAGACACTCTCAGCCTCCCAGTCTGCTTATGTAGTGAGAAGAATGAGAGTTGTtgtaaggaataaagaaaatgtgttcaaAGGAAGTAGCACAATAGGTAGCACCCACTAGGCCCTTGACAATGTCAGTGGCCCTCCCTACTTCCACCTAGGTGGCTTTGGCCCTGAGAAGAGAAAggctaggagtacctgggtggcgcagtcggtAAAGCAGCCGCCTTTCggtttcggctcgggtcatgatctcggagttgtgaaATCGAGCACCACATCTGCTCCCCGTTCAGGTGgaatctgcttgagcttctctctccctccgcccctcccgttggtgcgctctctctctctctctctctctctctaaaataaacgaataaatctttaaaagagagagagaagttagattctgaaaaaataaacaaaaggcttCATGCTCTAAAAAAGAATTTGTCAACAGATAGGCAGTGGGGAAAAGTCCAGAAAGAAGGATAAAGTTCTCCAACAAGTGCAATAAGCCATTTTCACCCTGCCTGTATTCCTATGGCATTATTCGCATGAGTGGCCCCGAAGCACCCACATGGCTATTTCTGCAGAGGGGGCTAAATGACCTCCTGCAAGGTGGTGTGCATATAGGCAAGCTGTGTTTCTCTGAGCGTGAGCTGGACTGGGGGGACGGGCTGGTGGCCCAGCCGTCCATGTCGGTCAGAGCCCCAGAAATGGAGGTTCCAGGCACCTTTCTTCTGCCAAGTGTCCACTGGGTGAGCCTCTGCACTGgatctccccccctccccccaccgggGAGCCTTCGACTTCCATCCAGCAGACACGTTCTGCCTCTGAACAGCCTCCCCATCCCTCTGTCCCATGCTCCCCGGGCTCAGCTCTTCTGAAAAGTACACAAAGCTTGCTCAGTAGAATTGTAGTACATTTTGTTTGCAAAGTGCTCGGGGGTTGACCCTTTCCTTGGACTGTGTCTTTCCTGACTGGTGAGCTGTTTATGTTATTAGGGCTATCTCTCACTTCCCAGATCCTCCCGAGGCGACTGCTCAATATTCAGTGCCGTTTACCTCGTGCAGCTGTCCTggggtgcacatgtgtgtgtgcacgtgtgtgtgtgtgcacacgcacacccaTGCGTGCTAGTACAGCATGTTATAATGATGTGCTTACTGCACGTCTACCAATGGCTTTTCTTTCATTCCACTATTTCTAATTTGACTGCTATGTTCTGTGACTCATCAGTGGCAGCATTATGCTTTAATGGATTAGCTGGTGCCTAAAAATAGCCAAAGCTCTCATGCAAGCAACACAGAAGTCTGTATAGTCCCTTAGCAGCCAAGGCAAACCAACTTGCCAGTATTTTACATGCGGGGCTTGGTGGGAATGAATCCTAATGTATCAAAAAATAGTGACCTCCCTGTGTGCAAAAGCCCAGCACTGGGCCTCTGGTCCAGTTGCTGATGATAATCTTCCTCCCAGTGCTCATGCCAGAAGGACTCCAAGGGAAAGAAATGGTATCAAACCAcatttctgtttgtgtctctgtgtacctttagaaggaaggaaggaaggaaggaaggaaggaaggaaggaaggaaggaaggaaggaaggaaggaaggggaaaaggggaggaatggagagagggaggaagaaaggaaggaagaaagaaaaggaaggaaggaaggaaggaaggaaggaaggaaggaaggagaaagaaagagagatgctCTCCTTTAGCCTATGTGTGACATAAGCGTCCCTAACCAGGTGATCTTGCATATATGATGGAAGCAGACTCTCGCTATTGCTTGcaactgtttttttaattaatagactttattGTTTAGTTTTAAGTTTACCAAAAAATTGAGCAGGACGTACAGGGATTCCCAAAGACATAGTTTACCCCTATGATTAAAATCTTGCTTCTGTGTAgtgcatttgttacaactgatgagtCAGTATTGATACACGGTTATTAACCGTAGCTTACGTTAAGGCTCACTCTCCACgctgtacattctgtgggtttgacAAATGCCTAATGTCATGTATTGAGTGTTTCTGTATCATTCAGAGTAGTTTCACtaccctaaggaaaaaaaaaatctatgtttcaCCTCTGCATCCTGCCCATCTCCAACCCCTCCCCGGAGCCCTGGCAACCCAGCCACTCATCTAGTCACATCGCTGTacttctgccttttccagaatgtcatatagttggaatcacgcagtatgtagccttttcagattggcttctttcacttggcaatatgcatttaagtttcctccgtGTCTCTCACTGgctttgatagctcatttctttttagcaggGACTATGTTGTTTTTCTAAGGCTCACCTTTTAAGACCCTGGGAGAGGAGTGCAAGTGGGATAGAATCTGTGTGCCTGAGAGCTGCTCTAGCCACCTGTTGAGTCTGATCCTAACAAGGCCTCCCCAAAGTAGAGGCTCTGGGAGCCAGCCTAAAGTGTACGAGGAGAACCCAATGTGTCATTCGGGATTTGTGTTTGGGAGTGTCTCTGAGCTAGGGTGTGGGGTTTACCGAACAACCCTGAAACGCTTCCACCAAAGACTGAGTCAGGTTGAGCATTAACatgattaaatgttttaaatagaacACTCACAGATATTCTTACACTCGGCTGAAGAGTTGTGActgtttttattaatgatttttcaaCACTGAAGTAAATGGTTCTCTCACTTAGCCTCTCCTGggttttctgattttcttgaTGTTGAGAACCATAGTCAGGCACGCTGGCCTCCAGGGAGAGCAGATTGGCTCTTTTCTACTGATAAAACAGGATCAAGAATTGTACTTGCAGACAAAGTTGGCAATTCCCAACTTCACCATTTCACCAAAAGCAAGCCATGTTCACGGAAGCCCAGCTTCTGGACCATCTCGCCGATCCCTGGTGAGGGCATAACTTGTACGTTTGGGATAGTGTCAAgcaaaaatgttttgtaaaacaGATGCCCTTCACATTTGTGAAAACAGGGATTCTTGTGGAGGAAAGGGGAGACATATTTAAACAACAGacgttttgttttctttatatcttgtttttggtgatatgtacatatgtgtgtatatagacaTAGCACCCATCTAAGATTGAAATATACACCCAAACAGCATAAATATGTGGATATGCATACAGTGTTTAGATACAGTAGTTGTTGACTAAGTAGTTAAAGGAATTTTATTAAACTCACACACAGGAGAGctaaaaaagatcttaaaagccAGTCATTAGGCAGACCAGGAAGGTGACATTGAATAAATAATCATCAGCCCGGAAGCAAGGGTGTGTTGCCTCTCTGTCTTGGTTCTTCCATCCAGAATAGAAATTGGAGGTGATCGTTTTAGAGGAGCTGATTGCAGGGAGAGGGTGCTGGAGAGAGGGCGGGGTGGGCAGATTTCTCATGGAAGCAGCGGTGAGCTAACGGGTGTGCCTGCcacagcaggaggagggcaggaaagGGTGGAAGAGGATGGGAGGTAACCCACCCCTAAAAAGGAGAGGTGCTGGCTACAAGGCATCCAGAGATGAAAGGCAGAGGGGCCTCAAGCTGACATAGGACAAAGGCTGTTCATGCTCACATTTCATCCTGCAGACTGCTCAAAGTGTTTGGAGAGGAATGTATTTATGggttgaaaaaaagagaaaatgggccGTGTCGAGCCACCAGAAGTTATATAACATCTTTGGTTTTATCTGGTACTGCCCTCCTGAAGATATTTTCATTGGGGTTTAACCAGAGACTATGTGAACCCCggcatgaatgaattaatgatttaatgaatgaattaatgattatTAGCGCATCTGAAAGAGCGCAACAGGGAACTCGGGAGTGGAAAGAAAGTACCTGAAGTGTGATTCAGTGAAATCACGATGAGTTGAGGCAGCTACAGCTCGGCCTGGAAAGCTGCCTATTCCTGGGTGAGCCAGTCCCAGGGAAGGCTCTGCTCTCTCCCTGGGGAGGACTGGGAGTCCAATTTAGCCCTGGCTGGTGGAAAGAAACAAGGACAGCTGGAGGCTTCCAGCGTCTAAACATTGACCTCTGTTGGCCAGTCGTGCCATTGCAGTGTTTTTACGGATGGAGAACAACCACGGACCTAGTCTTTCAGatttttactgagcacctgctacacACCAGGAAGTATTCCACACTCTGGTGTTAGAACAATGAGCGGAACAGCCAAtatctctgccctcatggagcatATCGTCGTGGGGAAGTCTGGGGGAAGAGGTGAAGCAAACAAATATgtaagcaaattttaaaaacaatgcatcAAAAGATAATAAGTGctatgggaaaaaataaagcagcctAGAAAGGTTAGGGATGCTAGGGACGGTGGGTCGTTACTTTCAGGAGGGTCGTCAGCAAAGCTCTCTCTACAAAGGGGAATGGGAGGCAACAGTACACAGGGCAGGACGGATCCCAGATGGAGGGAATAGCAGATGCACAGACCCAGAGGCTCGTGTCTTTTGTAGTTAAAGATTCAATGAGGAAACCGGTGTCAGTACAGAGCAGTGAGTGGTGGCATGAAGGTATGCAGACCACATCAGGCTTGTTCATGGAGGCTTTTTCTCCCAGTGAGAAGGTGGCTTGGCCAGGGCAGTGGTGGTGGAGGCAGGAAGAAATGGTTTCATTCTAGATATATTTGGAAGAGGGAACCAACAGCATTTGCTTGTAATTTGGAGGTGTGCAGTGTGAGAAAGAGCCGGGTAAATGATGATTCCCAGCACCTTGACCTGAACCCCTAGAAGGATGCAGATGCCATTCATGGAGATGGAGAACAGAGTAGGTGCCAGTGGGCAAGGGCGTATCAGGAGGTATTTTGGACACATAAAGTTTGGGTTGCCAGTAGGCACCCACGTGGATGTCATCAGACAACATGGTTGTCATTATCCATCTACGCCCTTGTGAAGTTACTTGTTTTGTTTGCATGTTCTGTTTCCTCACTGAAGGCAAGAACTGGATCT is a window encoding:
- the ATXN1 gene encoding ataxin-1; this translates as MKSNQERSNECLPPKKREIPATSRPSEDKAAPPPSDNHRAEAVAWLPPGNPGGRAHGGSRHGPAGTPVELGLQQGIGLHKALSTGLDYSPPSAPRSVPATSTLPAAYPPPQSGTSVSPVQYAHLPHTFQFIGSSQYSGPYAGFIPSQLISPTASPVTSAVASGPGAATPSQRSQLEAYSTLLANMGSLSQASGHKAEQQQQQQQQHLGRTPGLITPGSPPPTQQNQYVHISSSPQSAGRTASPPAIPVHLHPHQTMIPHTLTLGPSPQVVVQYTDSGGHFVPRDATKKAESGRLQQAMQAKELLNGEVEKGRRYGAPSSADLGLVKASKSLPHPYESRHVVVHPSAPDYGSRDSSGVRASVMVLPTSNTPAADLEVQQVTHREASPSTLNDKSALHLGKPGHRSYALSPQQALGPEGVKAAAAVATLSPHTVIQTTHSASEPLSMGLPATAFYAGTQAPVIGYLSSQQQAITYAGSLPQHLVIPGTQPLLIPVGSADVEGSGAAPAIATSSPQFAAMPHTFVTTALPKSENFSPEAMVTQAAYPAMVQAQIHLPVVQSVASPAAAPPTLPPYFMKGSIIQLANGELKKVEDLKTEDFIQSAEISSDLKIDSSTVERIEDSHHPGVAVIQFAVGEHRAQVSVEVLVEYPFFVFGQGWSSCCPERTSQLFDLPCSKLSVGDVCISLTLKNLRNGSVKKGPPVDPASVLLKHSKSDGLAGSRHRYAEQENGINQGSAQMLAENGELKFPEKIGLPAAPLLTKIEPSKPAATRKRRWSAPETRKLEKSEDEPPLTLPKPSLIPQEVKICIEGRSNVGK